The Physeter macrocephalus isolate SW-GA unplaced genomic scaffold, ASM283717v5 random_1554, whole genome shotgun sequence genome includes the window CAGAGTCCTGGAGGCCGGATCAGCTACAAGAAGAGGAAGACTAGGGACATGTCTGAGTTCCAAGAGGTTTCCTGGGCCGGCACAAGGCAGCACTCATTGCTACTCCCACACGCAACGACACACATCCCCACAAAAGACACTGAGACACGCTTACAGTCTAACAGGGCTTTCCTCAAATACCCAGCCACCCACAGTTACACCCACGTCCACCTGTAGTCTCAGATATAAACACCTCAAATACCCAGGGCTACAAATGCCTGGCCCTAGGCCTGCTCTTCCCCACCGGGCCCTAGGCCTTGCGTCTTGGTCCTCCTTTAGGCAACGCCCCCTTCCTTATCCCCAGGGTACCTTCTCCTCTTAACCCCGCTACGGCCTCTGCACCGGGTGCCCACCTGGCAGCGGCGATCTCCTGGCGCTGGCGGGCAGCGCTCACGGCTCGACGGGCGCCCTCGACGGCCCTGTCCACCTTCTCCTTGACTTTGCCCCGCCGAAGGGCCAGAGGAAGAAGGCTGCGCACGCGCCCCCCGTGCACCAGCCGGTTGCGCTTGTACTTGCCCTCCTCGCGGGAGCCGTCGGGGCGGGTGGTGCGCCCGTAGCCGTGCCGCCGGTTGCCTAGCCACTCGCCCTCGTAGCGCAGCCCGTTGGAGCGCTGGCTCACGCCGTAGCCGCTGCGCCGGTCGGCGCGCCATTCGCCCGCATACACCTCAGTGGCCGAGCCCTCGATGAGGGCGGGCGGCGCCGGGGCCGGGGGCCCGCTGGCCTCGGAGCCCGGGGGTCCCGTGCTGCCCACCTCGCTGCTCACCTCGCTGCGCAGGGAGCCCCTCTTGCTGCCCAAGGAGCTTCGGCGCCCGCCCGCCCGGAGCCCGCTGAGCAGCAGCGAGCGGCGGAAGAACCCGCCGGCCGCGGGGGTGCGCTTTCGGCAGGCCGCGCCGTCAGCATCCCCAGGCCCGGCCAGCACGAAGCCTCCGCGGGAGCCGGAGGCCGGGCTGCCTCCTTCGTCGCCGGtcaggggcaggggcgggggcggcgTCGGGGGGTCGCTGTGGCCCGAGTCCAGGGAGGTGCGGCGGGGCGAGCGCAGCAGCGCCGCCTGATGGTAGGGCACACTCTGGCGCACCCCGTAGCCGTGGCGCTTCCCAGACTGCCACTGGCCCTGGTAGGTGCCTGCGCGGGGCGGGgtaggagggggagaaagagtcAGGACCCGCCGCTCCttgccacccccagccccatgcGCCCCTGGAAGCCTAAGAGTCGGGTGGGAGAGGTGCGGGCAACTGGCGTGGAGGTCGGGGAAAGGCACTAGGAACCAGGGACAGGCCAGGTGGGGTCGGAAGGTGTGGAAGAGCAGAGGGAAGACAGGCAGGTAGTGGGAGATCCGTGGATTAGGGCCGGTCGTGCAGGTAAacaggggaaagggggagggacagCCAGGCTGGGGTGTGTGAAGGACAGACAGTCCAGAGGGTGTGAGGGACAGGTTGACGGGGGTGTATAGATGGCATATGACAAGCAAAGAGAACTGTCAGGGGCTGACTGAGGAAATGCGAGGGGACAGGCAGCGCAGAGGTGTTAGGGACAGGCAGGTGGAGAGGGGAGGTGTGTGGGACAGGCAGACAGGGGGTGTGTGAGGGTTAGGGAGATGCGGGCTGTGAGGCTCAGGCAGACAGGGAAGGGGTGAGGGCAGGCAGATCGGGGAGAGGGAAAATCAGGCAGGGGACAGACAAATAAGGAAGGCGTGTGTGAtgctgggaggagagggcagaaaGATGGGCGCAGGGGCGCATATTGATAGGGAAGGCGTGTAGGATAACAGCGGGGCACCGGGGGTTGTATGGCTGGGGAAGGCATACGCGGGGCAGGCCAGCGGGGAGGCGCACGCGGACGAGCAGACAGACAGTAGTGGGCAGGGCCCCGCACCTCCGTCGGAGTAGGTCTCGGTGCCGTAGCCGTCCTGGAAGCCGTCCTTCCAGAGCCCGGCGTAGCGCAGGCCGGACACGCTCTCCCACACACCGCTGCGCCCCTTCAGCCCGCCCAGCCACTCGCCGCGGTACGTCCAGCGGCTCTTGCGCTCCACGCCCAGACCTTCGCGCTTGCCCTGCTGCCAGTGGCCCTGGTAGCTGTGTCCGCCGGGCCCCGTGAAGACGCCCAGTGACTCGAAGCCCTGCGCCCAGCAGCCGCTGTACTCGCCCTGGGCGCCGGGCCCCGTGCACACGCCGTAGCCATGTGCCCGCCCCGCCTCCCAGCCCCCCACGTAGCAGCCCCCGTCGTCAAAGTCGAACTTGCCCCCGGGGGACATGCATGTAGTTGGCGCGGCCTCAGCCCCCCGGTGGCTCAGCGCATCCTGGGGCTGGAGAAGCCGGCTGGGGGCCTGGGAGCCGGGCgaggcctgggggcgggggcagttAGACCGGGGCCAGGTGGGGGGCGCCCAGCGCGGGCAGGCAGGGCCGGACCCTCATCCTGAGTGGCTGCGGAGAAAGAGGGGGGAAGTGGCGAGCGAGGCCCCTCCTCTTTGCCCGTCGCTCCCTGGCCCAGTGGCTCCGGAGCCTCAGCaccgccccccaaccccccacccttCAGCAGCATCTTCCAGCAGCTCCTAAGCTTTGGAGGCACGGGGCTCCCCCATCCCTCCGTTCTTGTACAGGGCCCCTCCCAGGGCTTGGGGTCCTAACCCCAAGCAGGAGTGCCACTTCTGCAACCTGGAACCCCCAAGTATCGAGTGAGGATGgcagttgggggggggggtcctgaGAGGGGGCTGGGCAGAATCGTAAGCCACCCGCTTCCCTGGCTGCTGTCAGGACCCCTCTGCCCCGGTTCTTTGGCTTCCCTGGCAAAGgtcggggtgggtgggtgggtgggttgaAAACGTAGGGGGGAGACCGGAGCAAGGTGGGCAGAGGGTTTGGTAGGGGaaaggatggggatgggggagggcctGCAGGGGAAAGGCGAGGGTGCGGATGGGCAGACGGGCAGAAGGGAGGGGGCAGGTTACTCACCATGTGGACTGGTGCTCAGGCTGCCTCCGAGGCACAGCATCCATGGCAGGATACCTCCACTCCCACCTCGCCCAGACAAGACAAGCCCCCTCCCCTTCCGGAGAGACTGCTCCAACCCGGAGAGCCCAGGTGGGGGAGCCGCAGAAGAGagtcccctctctccccagccggAGGAGCAGGCAGTGGGGGGCGCGCGAGGTAGTGGCAGGGGTAGGGGGAGATGAGAACagtgtagggaaaaaaaatctgccttgGATGGAGGTCaggaggatggggatgggggaggctCTGCAGGGGAAAGGCGAGGGTGCGGATGGGCAGACGGGCAGAAGGGAGGGGGCAGGTTACTCACCATGTGGACTGGTGCTCAGGCTGCCTCCGAGGCACAGCATCCATGGCAGGATACCTCCACTCCCACCTCGCCCAGACAAGACAAGCCCCCTCCCCTTCCGGAGAGACTGCTCCAACCCGGAGAGCCCAGGTGGGGGAGCCGCAGAAGAGagtcccctctctccccagccggAGGAGCAGGCAGTGGGGGGCGCGCGAGGTAGTGGCAGGGGTAGGGGGAGATGAGAACagtgtagggaaaaaaaatctgccttgGATGGAGGTCAGGAAGAGGAGCTGGGAGCTGGATGGGAAAAGAGAGGGGGCTCTCAAGAGGgggtgtttttattattttcttcttcttatggttgggagaggaaaaaaaaaatcaaaattctgaTTCCATCCCAGCGCAAATCAATGTTTGCTCCATCCCAGCATCACGGGGGAGGCTGAGCCAGGCAGATTTaaaggggcagggagaagagaggagaggagagggtggggagaggagaagacgAGGAAGAAGAGACAGTGGCGGTGATAGCGTTGGGGGGCGGGGATGCCTGGGCAGAAAAGGATGGGTGCCTGCTCAACCTGCGATGAGGGAGGAGGCAAGTAGAGAGGAGGATGAGAGGCACAGAGACCCCCAGGGTGGAAAGAAACCCTGGGATGCTGGCAGGGAGTGGGgtgaggctgaggggaggggagaggagccagGGGGAGGAGACTGAGCTGAAgatggggaggctgggggaggtcGAAGCCAGCGCGGGGAGGAGAGATGCTGGCGAGGCCGAGAGAGGGCGAGAGGAATACAAAGAAAGAGGTGCAGGGGTGAGAGCTAAGGCAGGGGGAGATACTGtcggagagggagaaagggagggagacccattctggggctggtgagggatggcaaggagaagagaggcaggggaggaagagaaggagggagaagaaatagaTATGGAGACTGAGAGAGTGAAATAAGGGttgtgagggagggagaaagctCTGCACAGGGAGGGCGGGCTTGGGCAGAGACATCTAGCCAGGAAGAGCCCAAGCAGGGGCTGGAGGGCCGGAAGTGGTGTTTCTGGGGCCCTGGGGAGAAGGATGAACCTGCCAGCTGCTTGGACTGAAGCCAGGAAGCCTTTGGGCCTGGATGCCTGTGTCCACCAAGTCCACTGTCCTCCCTAAGAAACTGCTGCAGGGGACCAGGAGGCTCCCCACTTGTGCTTTCTGAGCAAGCTTGAAATGGGGCCCTGCCAGGAAGCCCGGACCCACAGTGCTTTTCCAGGCTGCACCATCTTCCGCCCCTCACCAGCTATTTCTCCCTGGGTTGTCCCTCTGAAGGAGGAGGGCAGACATGAGGGGGTGTATTGGTTTTGAATGGGGAACAGGGGGTCATGTTTGGCAGTGCCATGAAGATGCTGGGGCTTTGGAGTCGTCTCTTTTGCAAACCTAGAGGCAAAGACACATTTGGAGAGGGCCTTATCGTGGCAAGGCCCTCTTCAGCCTTCCACCGCTCCCTGACCATTCACCCGAGGGGCAGAACATCCTGGGCCTTCCTGTTTACAGACAGAAGTAGGCACATACTGTCTTCCCTCCCCTCAGCTTACTTAGATGCTGCATCTACCCTGCCCCTAAGCATTTAGGAAGGAGGACACCATCCAGTTACAACAGGGTAGACAGTCAAATGCACTcaagtccttttctttcttccttccttcctttcttccttccttcctttccttctttccttctctccttcattctctccttctttctttctttctttctttctttctttctttctttctttctttctttctttctttctttcttttctttctttcttttctttctttctctctctccctctccatttctttgtttctttttctttgtttctctctctctctctctttctttctctctatttctttcttttttggccgcttgcaggatctcagttcccagaccaggggttgaacccagggccccagcagtgagagtgctgagtcctaaccactggactgccaaggaattctctaaagtgtgtttattttcatACAAGGTCTGGTCCACCCCATCATTTTACTGGAAgagaactgaggcccaggaggggAGATCACTCACCCGAGGTCACATAGTAgaggtggcagagctaggattagAACAGACTTCAGACCTTTTGAACCCTGTAATTCCTCCCAGGAGTCCTTGTACTTGGGAACCTCCCTTAAACTCAGGAGATCCATTTTTGATTATGGTAGTAAGATAAAGAGCATGAGGTTTGGAATAAACAGGAATTTCCCTTGCACTTTGTTTTTCTAAAGGTGGATATGAGGTTGGAGAAACATGTAAATTTTAAGCCTTTAGGGCTGGGACTGCATCTTCTAAGGATGTGGTCCCAGCACATGGAGCATGTCCTAGCTTGGAACAGGGCAACTATGGGTCTACTTGGGACAAGGGTGGTGGTGGAGaggtccttccttcctccctccctcccttccttcctttccccattcATCAGACATTTATATagtttactgtgtaccaggcacatTGCCCTGGGCTACAGATCCAGTGGTGAACACTGAAGTGCCTGCTCTCGTGGAGCTCACTATCTAGTAGAGAAGACAACTAACAAGCAACTCTAGAGTAGACAGGGGTAGAAACagagaatagggatggaacctaACTTCGGCTGGCTCCCTAGGGAAAGAGGCATTGAAGAGGAATCCAGAAGGAGTTCTGGGGCAGGCCCAGCTGCATCGCATCACTCACCCCTAGATATTCAGGCCTTTCTTCACACAGTGCCTTGTACTATTCAGACCCTAAGATTCCCCTTTTCTCCAAAAAGACAAAGTGCAGGGCGGGGAGGGTGGGCTGTGAGGAAacgagaaaagaaaaacaaagctatgGACCTGAGGAGATGTGTGCCCTGTTCTTTAGGGAAGAAGGATGGCAGGGTAAGTGGAAGTGGGGAGTGATGCTTGTTGGTAGGGTGAGTGGGTACTGAATTCTAAGCTGCAAATCAAGGTATAGGTCTGATGACTCCCTGAAGAAGTCACTGGCAAAACTACCCTGGCACTTGTGGGGCTCACAAGTCTTAGCCCCCCCATACTGCCCTGAGAGAGGCAGTTTTCCAGCCTCTCTCTGGTCTGTCCCTACAGGTCCTATAATCCCTTCTTTTAGGgtaaagatgctttttttttttcctttcagaggaTGCACTGGTTTGTTCTGCCACAATTTACTAATGCCTGGGGGTCATAGAAAAGGAAAGCAACATGAAGTGAAGCAGCTCTGGGCTTGGAGCTGCACTGTGGGTGGTCCCCCACCTGCATTActtcattcagtcctcacaacgAGACCTAGCTGTGAGCAGCCCAGGCTGGAGGCCAAGAGCTGGGCTTGCAAAGATGGACAGACCTCAGTCTGAATCCTGACTCTACTGCCTGCTAGCTGGGTAAACCTGAGCACATTCCTTACCTTTTCTGAGCTGCAGTTTGtgtatctctaaaatgggaacacCCTAACCTATCCCCCAGCTTATGGTGAGGATTGAAATGATCACGTATGAATAGCACGTGTGATTATGTATAGAGGGAAAACCACCTGGTCTAGTGCCTTGTACATAGTA containing:
- the JPH4 gene encoding junctophilin-4 isoform X1 codes for the protein MSPGGKFDFDDGGCYVGGWEAGRAHGYGVCTGPGAQGEYSGCWAQGFESLGVFTGPGGHSYQGHWQQGKREGLGVERKSRWTYRGEWLGGLKGRSGVWESVSGLRYAGLWKDGFQDGYGTETYSDGGTYQGQWQSGKRHGYGVRQSVPYHQAALLRSPRRTSLDSGHSDPPTPPPPLPLTGDEGGSPASGSRGGFVLAGPGDADGAACRKRTPAAGGFFRRSLLLSGLRAGGRRSSLGSKRGSLRSEVSSEVGSTGPPGSEASGPPAPAPPALIEGSATEVYAGEWRADRRSGYGVSQRSNGLRYEGEWLGNRRHGYGRTTRPDGSREEGKYKRNRLVHGGRVRSLLPLALRRGKVKEKVDRAVEGARRAVSAARQRQEIAAARAADALLKAVAASSVAEKAVEAARMAKLIAQDLQPMLEAPGRRPRQDSEGSDTEPLDEDSPGVYENGLTPSEGSPELPSSPASSRQPWRPPACRSPLPSGGDRGPFSSPKAWPEEWGGPGEQAEELAGYEAEDEAGLQGPEPRDGSPLLGGCSDSSGSLREEEGEDEEPLLQMRTPGRLEPEPTALPVLRGLSSRGPEAGCLMEEAEEAAASERPAQPVRDPPLPHSTLCPLSLLPSFLVPLLRKGWPLILCRSLSDPLRGFDLHLASFLPAQSWTISHLKKIENLQAGRNLRDLHVQLPHLTHGRTEALTVTHQGYE
- the JPH4 gene encoding junctophilin-4 isoform X2, with the protein product MSPGGKFDFDDGGCYVGGWEAGRAHGYGVCTGPGAQGEYSGCWAQGFESLGVFTGPGGHSYQGHWQQGKREGLGVERKSRWTYRGEWLGGLKGRSGVWESVSGLRYAGLWKDGFQDGYGTETYSDGGTYQGQWQSGKRHGYGVRQSVPYHQAALLRSPRRTSLDSGHSDPPTPPPPLPLTGDEGGSPASGSRGGFVLAGPGDADGAACRKRTPAAGGFFRRSLLLSGLRAGGRRSSLGSKRGSLRSEVSSEVGSTGPPGSEASGPPAPAPPALIEGSATEVYAGEWRADRRSGYGVSQRSNGLRYEGEWLGNRRHGYGRTTRPDGSREEGKYKRNRLVHGGRVRSLLPLALRRGKVKEKVDRAVEGARRAVSAARQRQEIAAARAADALLKAVAASSVAEKAVEAARMAKLIAQDLQPMLEAPGRRPRQDSEGSDTEPLDEDSPGVYENGLTPSEGSPELPSSPASSRQPWRPPACRSPLPSGGDRGPFSSPKAWPEEWGGPGEQAEELAGYEAEDEAGLQGPEPRDGSPLLGGCSDSSGSLREEEGEDEEPLLQMRTPGRLEPEPTALPVLRGLSSRGPEAGCLMEEAEEAAASERPAQPGAANPLVVGAVALLDLSLAFLFSQLLT